CCCAGGACCACCACCAGCAGATAGTTCTGGACCAGACCGGTCTGCAGGGTTCGCAGTTCCCGGCCAGCAGCCTTCACGGCCTCTCCAATTTCATCGCCGATGCCATTGACCACCACCCGATCGAAGAGGCGCAGGGCACTCCCCATCGACCAGACCGCATCGGCGATCCCATGGAGAAGCCCATCGATGACCACGCGATCCATGAAGAAGGCCACCGCGCGCTCCGCCAGCCACAACGTTGGGCGGACGAACAGAACCTGATAGAGGTCATCGATATACCAGCGGTTCTTCAGGAAGGTATAAAGCGGACCCAGGCGGATCAGGGGATCCGGCTCGCCGGCGGCCAGGGGGCGACGGGCGTAAACCGCCCAGCCCAGGAGGAGCCCGGTCAACGCGATGAGGGAGGAAATCACCACGGGCACCGGGTTAAAGGGCAATGCCTCTGGATGCTCCAGCAAGGTTCCCCCGACGAACTCGTGGAACCAGTTGCCGCCGGTCAGCGTCGCCAAGCCTGGAAATCCCTCCGGCACTCCTACGAAACCGCCAAAGACCGCGAAAAACGCCAGGAAAACAAGAGGGAAGATCATCGATCCGGGGCTCTCCTCCGCATGGGCGGCCGCAGGCGTGCGGGGCTCACCGAGAAACGTCAGGGCGATCTGACGCATCGTGTAAAAGCCGGTGAGAACGGCCGCCGCCGCCAGCAGCAGGAAAACCAGCAACGGCAACAGCTCTCCCTTCTCGAAAGCCCCGTGGAACGCCTCTCCCAGGATCTCATCCTTGCTCCAGAAGCCCGCGGTGATCAGGGGGAAGCCCGCCAAAGCCAGCCCGCCCGCCACAAAGGTCCAGAAGGTCACCGGCATGCGCCGGGCCAGACCACCCATATTGAACATGTCGTTAGGATCAAAGGCCTCCTGATGGCCATGGCTATGGGCGGCGTGATGGTGCCCATGCTCTACCGCGTGGATCACGGAGCCGGACCCCAGGAAGAGCAACGCCTTGAAGAAGGCATGGGTGATCAGGTGGAAGGCCGCGGCCACGTAAGCGCCGATACCCACCGCCGCCAGCATGTAGCCCAGCTGGGAGATCGTCGAATACGCCAGCACCCGTTTGATGTCATTCTGGGCTACCCCCATGGTGGCCGCCATAAAGGCCGTGAAGGCGCCGATTAACGCCACCACCCAGAAGGCGATCGCCCCGCCCAGACCATGCTGGCCCGCCTGGAGCAGAGGGAACATCCGGATGGTGGTATAGACGCCCGCCGAAACCATCGTGGCGGCATGGATCATCGCGCTGACCGGGGTGGGGCCTTCCATCGCATCGGGCAGCCAGACATGGAGCGGGAACTGGGCGCTCTTCCCCACCGTCCCGGCGAACAGCAACAGCGAGGCCAGAGCGGCTACCGAGAGGCCAGCCACATAGGAGGGCGTCTCCGCCAGCGTCTTCAGGGTCTCCGGGTTCCGCAGGATATCGTGGAAGTTCAGGGTTCCGGTCTGGGCGTAGAGATAGGCGATGCCCAGGAGCATCAGCACATCGCCCACCCGAGTGGTCATGAACGCCTTCACGGCGGCGC
The sequence above is drawn from the Thermoflexus sp. genome and encodes:
- the nuoL gene encoding NADH-quinone oxidoreductase subunit L, with amino-acid sequence MEIHGTLLPLLVALIPWPPFIAFGLISLFTNRWKRLSHTLAILSVAISFVLSQIVFWIAIRTEHLGEHPIAIRVPWLPVGPRPLEFGVLVDPLGAVMLFMVPLVSLMIFIYSVGYMAGDPHYSRFFALLSLFEAAMLLLVVADNLLMLFIGWEVMGFCSYALIGFWYRKPSAYRAAVKAFMTTRVGDVLMLLGIAYLYAQTGTLNFHDILRNPETLKTLAETPSYVAGLSVAALASLLLFAGTVGKSAQFPLHVWLPDAMEGPTPVSAMIHAATMVSAGVYTTIRMFPLLQAGQHGLGGAIAFWVVALIGAFTAFMAATMGVAQNDIKRVLAYSTISQLGYMLAAVGIGAYVAAAFHLITHAFFKALLFLGSGSVIHAVEHGHHHAAHSHGHQEAFDPNDMFNMGGLARRMPVTFWTFVAGGLALAGFPLITAGFWSKDEILGEAFHGAFEKGELLPLLVFLLLAAAAVLTGFYTMRQIALTFLGEPRTPAAAHAEESPGSMIFPLVFLAFFAVFGGFVGVPEGFPGLATLTGGNWFHEFVGGTLLEHPEALPFNPVPVVISSLIALTGLLLGWAVYARRPLAAGEPDPLIRLGPLYTFLKNRWYIDDLYQVLFVRPTLWLAERAVAFFMDRVVIDGLLHGIADAVWSMGSALRLFDRVVVNGIGDEIGEAVKAAGRELRTLQTGLVQNYLLVVVLGVLGFIVLYTVAPMLRGF